Within Paenibacillus sp. RUD330, the genomic segment GATGCTCCATGTTCCGAGCGGAGCCCCCTTGAACGAGACATTCACCCTATCCTCGCCCATTTTTCCTTTGAGCTCCAGATTGTCGGTCTTGACCGTGTAGGTGCCGTCTCCGTTGTCCATGTACTGGGCGCTGCCCGCCTCCCCGGCCATGGCGGTCACCGCCTGATCGCGGACCTTGCCTCCGAGACCCTTCAGATCCTGCAGGTTGTAGCCGCTGTACAGCACGAGGCCGATGACGATGACCGCCGCAAGCGCCCATTTCGCCACGGTCCGCACGATGCCGATGACCAGCAGCAGGATGACGAGTCCTACCGCAAGCACAAGCCAGTTCTCCTTGAAAAAAGTGCTCCATGTCTCATAACCGTAACCCAAGCTGTCCATGACGCGCCATGCCCCCTGTCGCATATCCGCGTTCCCCGGGCCGGCATCCGGCCCCGCGGTCAATAGTCCCATTATAACCGACGCTGCCGGGAGCGTAAACGCGGCCGGAGAGGCGGCCATAAAGCATATCCTGTCCCGCAAGGGCGTACAAGTAGTAAAGTCCTGAACAAGCCGAGTCCGCAAGCCTGAAGGAGGGCAACAACGTGAGAACCGCCATGTGGCTGTACCTGTTTTTATTCGTCGCCTTTTTCGATCTGCATGCCCAATATCCCATCCTGACTCCGTACGCCGTCTCGCTGGGGGCCGCTCCGTCGTTCATCGGGCTGATGATGGGCATGTACTCCCTCACCCATCTGCCGGGCAACATCATCGCCGGCTTCGGCATCGACCGCTTCGGCAGCCGCATGTTCATCGTCTTCAGCCTGCTCGGAGCCGGCGTCATCCTCCTGCTGCAGGCTCAGGTCACGAATCCATGGCAGCTGCTCGTTCTCCGCTCGATCAGCGGCTTCGTCCTGGCCTTCCTGTCCCCTGCCTGCAGCGCCTTGCTGGCCAGAATGGCGACGAACGCTCTCCAGCAGGGCAGGCTGATGAGCGGCAGCGGCTTCGTCCACACGCTGGCGTCGGTCGTCTCGCCCGCTGCGGGGGCCTTTCTCGTAGCCCGGATCGGCTTCTCCAGCGCCTTCTACCTGCTGGGCTGGATCTTGATCGGCACGAGCATCTGCGCGCTTCTGTTCATCCGCGACCGCAAGGAGACGGCCATGCTCCCGGCGGGTCCCCGGTCCTTGAGCCACGCTCCGCCAAAAGCGGCGCTCGCTTCGGCGGCCGCCGTTCCCGCCGGCGATTCCGGCGGCTTCCCGTGGATCGTCTTCCTGCTTCCGGTCGCCATCAGCTGCTCGCAAGGCATTCTCAGCTTCGAGCTCCCGCTCATGTCCACCACTTCCGAGGGCATGATGCGAACCGGATGGCTGTTCTCGGTCGTAAGCGCGGGCGGCCTCATCACCTTGAGCATGCTGTTCCTGAACCGAATACCGGCTTTCCGCCGCACGCTCTGGGGCGCCCTGCTGCTGGCCATCGCCTACTTCGGCATCGCAGCCGGATTCAACGCCCCGCTCGTGTCGCTGCTTCTCGTCGTCGGCATGGCCAAAGGCGTCATCTTCCCCGCCCTCTCGACGCTGCTCATCGAGCTCAGCGGAACCGAGCGCTACGGCCGCACGTTCTCGATCCTGTCGATCGCCTTCTCCATCGGAGCTTTCCTCGGGCCAATGATCGCCGGCCAGGTCCGGCATCTCGTCTCGCCCTACTACATTTCCTTCGTTTTCCTCATGCTCGCTGTCGCTGTCCTTCCCTTCCACGGAGGGGGCGGCCGGAACCGGATTCCTGCGGCTCCATCCGCCCAATTGCCGAGGACTGGGTGAATGCACAGGGCGGGTACCATCCAGGTACATATACTGAACCATGTCTGACGGACCGCCAGCACGTTGCCCGCGGGCCGGCGGCCGGATGACCCCACCAAGCAGCAAAGGGGTGACCAATACAATGTCTTATGTCGAAGGTGCAGGTGTAGGCTGTGCTCCCGTAGGCGGAGCAGTGGGAGGAGTCTGGACTTCCACTGGCGCAATCCTCGTTCTGTTCATTCTGCTCGTTATCATCATCAGCAGCTTCTGCTTCTAATGACGATATGAGAACTGGTTTCCCGCTCTCATAAAACTTGAGGCCTGCCGAATTCGGCAGGCCTCCTTTTTTTGGGGCAAAGACAACCGGACAGCGTTGAATAACCGGCGGTCCAAGGTTAATCTTAGTGGATAAGGAGGCGATTCCCGTGGAAGAAGCCGTCATCATCGTCGAAGGCAAGAACGACCGGAGCCGCCTCCGGCGCGTGCTGTCGGAAGAAGTCCCGATCCTGTGCACCTTCGGCACTCCGGGCTCGAAGCAGCTGGAGACGCTGCGCAAGCAGGCCGGCGGCAGCCAGGTCTACATCTTCACCGACAACGATCCATCCGGCCGGCGCATCCGCGGCATCCTGCGCGACGAATTCCCGGACGCCGAGCATATCTATACCCGGCGCGGTTATCCCGGCGTCGAAGGAACTCCAGAGGAATATTTGCTGGAGCAGCTTCTCAAGGCGGGCTTCGAGTCCGAGCTCATCTTCCCCGATGCGGGACCGGAGCCTCGCTGGTCCAAAGAGGACGGGCTCTAGGGGCACGAGCCGTTCCGGTGCGGCTGCCCCTCCCTTCGTTAGCGATTCGGCCAGCTTCCATCGGAATCGGCAGGAGCTTCGCTCTGGCGCAAAGCGCCCTGCCTCTTCGGCTTGCTCTTGCCGGCGGCTTTTATCGTGGCCGGCTACGCAGGTTCCAGCGATTGGAGGAGCGGCGGCTTGCCGAGCGGTCTTAGCTGCAGCGGGCTTGCTGCAGCGGCCTTGAGCAGTTGAGCGCAGCGGGCTTGCCGCAGCGTTATCGAGCCTAGCGCAGCGGGCCTGCTGAGCGGCTTTGCCCTTCCCAGCGGCCAGCGCGGTCCAGCGCATGGCCGGCTCGCTCCTTCCCCGCTGCATGGCCAGCGAAGGCGGGCCGCCGCATCCGGAAAAGCGTCAGCGGTCGCCTTTGAAGCCGGGTTCCTGCCGCTCTGTCGCCAAGTTCAGAGGAACCCGGGTTCAACAGCGATTGGAGGAGCGGCGGCTTGCCGAGCGGTCTGGGCACTTAAAGCGCAGCAGACTTGAGCAGTCAAGCTTTGGCCGCCGCTAAATCTGAAGCAGGGCAATGACCGCTGTCACCGTGCCGATGCTCAAGATCGTCGAGAACAGCACCGCCTGCGAAGAGAACTCCGGCTCGTTGTCGAACTCGACCGCCAGCAGCACGCTGCTGAGCGAAGTCGGCACCGCCGAGCTCACGATGAGCGCCTTGGCCGCGAGGCCGTCGATGCCGAGCAGCCAGACCGTCAAGGCGGCCAGCGCCGGGCCCGCCGCCAGGCGAAGCGCCAGGGAAAGACCCAGTTCGGCCGTCTTCCCCTTGCCGCTGCCGCGCTTCATGCTCCCGAGCTGCACGCCGAGCGTCAGCAGAGCCGTCCCGATGAACGCATTCGCCACATAATCGAGCGGCGTCGCGAGATAGACCGGCATGCCGACGCCGAAGCCGCGCAGTGCAAACGCGAGCGGAATCACATAAATGACCGGCTGCGACAGAATCGTGCGCCGGATGTCGCGGAAGCTGCTTTTATGCGCATTGACGCTGTAGATGCCGTATGTGTTCGGCAGCAGCGACTGCATCATCATGATGAGCACCTGGATCGACAGCGTGAACGGATTCGCAGCGAAAGCCAGCTGGTTGAGCGGAATGCCGTAATTGGCGCTGTTGTAGAACAGGACGCTGTTGCGCATCGCCGCCTTCATGCCCCCTTGGAATCCCCTCATCCTGATCACGATCTCCACAAGCGCGTACTGGAACGCCATGAACACGCCGAAAAACAGCAGCACCTGGCCGATCAGCGAAAACGGAATATCGGTCGTGTACAAAAGCTTGAAAATGACGGCCGGCGAAAAGAGATAAAAGTTCAGCTTGGACAGCGTGCGGATGTCCAGCACGAAAATCCGCTGCAGCACGACCCCGATCAGGATCATGACGCATAGCGGAATGATGTTGTGAAGCAGGATCGAGCCGAGCAATGCCATGCGTGCCACTCCTTCCCTCAGGTCCAAAAAAAATTCCTGCAATTTCTTGCAGGAATGGGACTGCCAAGCGCCCTCTCGGAAGAGGCTTATTTTTTCAGCAGGCTTTTGACGGCGGTCACGATGGAATCCGCCTTTTGGTCCGGCGTCATCGATTGATCCATGCCGCCGGTTATGTATTTGCGGATATTGCCCTTCTTGTCGATCAGCGTGAACACGTCGTTATGGCTGTAATTGCCGTCGGCATCCTTAAGCAGGGACAGGCCGTAATCCTTGACCAGCTTGGCCGTAGCGGCTTCGTCCGGATTGCGCAGGAACAGCCAGCCCGCCGGGTCGGCATGGAATTTGGAGGCGAAGGTCCGGATCGCCTCGGGAGTGTCGCGCACCGGATCGAAGGTGATGGACATCAGCTCCGCCTTGTCGCCGAACAGCCCTTCCTCCTTCAGCTTGTCCTGAACCTTGGACAGGATGAAAGTCGTAGCGGGGCAGACGTCCGGACAATGAGACCAGTAGAAATAAGCGACGCGGACTTTGCCGTCCGAATCGGCAAGCTTGACTTCCTTCCCGTCTTCCAATGCGTTCTGAAGCGTGAACTCGGGCGCAGGGCTGTTTTGCGGAAAATTGACGGCTTGCGTGCTGTCTGCCCGGCTTGAAACGAGCAGATAGATGCCCATGGCGGCGCAAAGCGCGAACAAGGCGATTTTGAAGGCATGCTTGCGGATGAATGGCAACGTTTACCTCTCCTCTTATGTAAGTAAAGCCTGTCCGGGCGGACAGGCATGTAAGACCATCAAGGCAGGATGCTTGAAATGAACGCCGCGCCAGGCTCCCTGTACGTGTTGGCGATCATGAGCAGGAAAACGACAAGCAGGTAGTTGACGGAAATAAGGAAATTGACCTTGGCCCATTTCTCGGTTTCCTGTTCGGTTTTCGCGCGCATGCCGGTCAAGGTGTGGGCGAACCAGATGACGGTAAGCAGCCCGGAAACCCATAGGAACCATTGGCCCGTGTAGCCATAGGTGTAGAGCAGGATGACGGTAGGAATGAGCAGCAGCACATAAGGAATCATCTGCAGCTTGGTCCGCTTGATGCCTTTGACGACCGGCAGCAGCGGATAGCCCGCTGCGCGGTATTCCTCTACGCGGCGAATCGCCAGCGACCAGAAGTGGGCCGGCTGCCAGAGGAATAGGAAGGCGAAGAGCAGCCACGCTCCGGCATCCACCTGCCCGGTGACGGCGCAGTAGCCGATGACCGGCGGCATCGCTCCGGATACGCCCCCGATGGACGTGCTCCAGGTCGAGCTCCGCTTGAGCCAGATCGTATAGATGACGATATAGACGAACCAGCCCAGCAGTCCCAGCCAGCCGGAAAGGACGTTCACCAGGGTAAACAGCACGGCAAGGCCGGCAATTCCGAGAATGATGCCGTAAGTAATGACGAATCCCGGCTTCAGCCGCCCTGTCGGCAGCGCGCGGTTGCGGGTCCGCTCCATCTTGAGGTCGAGCTCGCGGTCCCAGTAATTGTTAATGACGCAGGCAGAAGCCATCGTCAGTGAAGTTCCGATCAGCATCCATAGCAGCTTCAGCCAGTCGATGCTCCACTGGGAAGCTACCCAAAATCCGCCAAAAGCCGCGAAAGCGTTCATGCGTACGATTCCGGGCTTGGTAAGGGCAATCAAGTCTTTCCACACAGTCGTGCGCCTCCTGTTTTTGGAGCGCAAAAGCGCATTGCGCCTAAGGGCTTCAGTAGTCAACGGTACTAATGATACCGAAAATGAATGCTTGTGACAATGTAAGGGAAGGCAAGTTCATGAATTCGACATGCCAATGAAGACTATTTGTTGACGAATGCTGCCGGACCTTGCCTCCCCGGGCTGGCCGCAGCTTTCTTTTTCGAGTCGAAAACAGGCACATCTCGCGGTCCCCGGCATACAGTAAGGTGTGGTCAGGAGCCCAGGCGGGAGGGCACCGCAGCAACAGCAGGCCGCAGGCTCCCGCAAAAGGAGCGTGAACAGGAACAATGGCTGTCATCAAGACCAACGATGCGGACACCAAGCTGCTTGCCCGGCTGATGCGGGCGGAAGCGGAAGGGGAGGGCGAGCTCGGCATGCTGATGGTGGGCAACGTCGGCGTCAACCGGGTACTCGGCAACTGCCTCGATTTCCGCAATATTCGGTCCATTCCGGACATGGTGTACCAGAGTCCCGGAGGATACGAGGCCGTCCAGAAGAGCTACTTCTATCAAAAGGCCAGGGACAAGGAAATCCGGCTGGCCAAACGCGTCATCGGCGGGGAGCGCCAGCATCCTGCCAGCAACGCCCTATGGTTTTTCAGGCCGTCGGGAGACTGCCCCGATACCTGGTATAACCAAGGCAATACCGGGCGCTACAAAGCGCACTGCTTCTTCGCGCCGACCAGCGGCGACTGCCCGGACGTGTACTGACCGAAATCAAACATCTATCCAGAGAGAGCGGGGAAACCTTTCATGTCGAATACTTATGACTTCGATTACTATCGTTCTTATGGCGCCTACGGCCATCCATCCGTCGGCGGCGCCGGCACGGGCTACGGCCAGCCATCCGTCGGCGGCGTCAATGCCGCCATGTACAGCCATGACGGCATGATGATTCCGGGAGCCGCATTCATGCAGATGCCTCCGGGCGTTCCGAGCGGATCCGTCATCACGCCCAATGCCGGAACGATCACGACCGTTCCCGCCCGCGAGGAATCGTATGTCGAGAACATCCTGCGCTTGAACCGCAGCAAGATGGCGACGTTCTATATGACGTATGAGAACAACAAGGAATGGAACGCCAAAATTTTCCGCGGCGTCATCGAGGCGGCAGGCCGCGACCATATCATTATCCGCGATCCCGCTACGAATATGCGCTATCTGCTCCTGACGCTGAATCTCGACTATGTCACCTTTGACGGCCCGATCGCCTACGAGTACCAGTTCCAAGGACAGACGATCTCCAATCTGACGCCCGAGACGGAGCGTTAAGCCAAAGGAAGCCGTCCAAGCGAAGGCTTGAACGTCCACGCATGGATGCGGGAACGCCCCCCGGCGACCATCCCGCCAATGCCAGACCATGGAGAACGCTCCGAGAGGCGTTCTTCTTGGCATGCCCGCGCTTCCTCCTCCGAGGCCGCCGGCCATATTTCGACGAACAGATTCGGCTGGTCCGCGCCCTCGTACAGAGATACAGGCACGCCGCCTTCGGCCAGCCGTCCGATCAAGGCCAGGTAATCCGCACGGGCTTCCTCCTCGATGCGGTATTCGACCATCAAAGCATAGGCATTCATTCCGATTTCTCCTTGCACCATCAAGTTTCTCCATCCTAGCATGACACGGGCCCTCAGCCCAAGCCCGACATAAGAAACCATCGACGAGGGCATAATGGAAAGACCGGAAGCGGGGGCGTCTAGGCCGCTTCCACAGCCATTTGAACTCTTCAGGAGGTGCTTGGACTGGATACAGGAACGCATCTGGTCGCCGGACTGGGACTCGCCGGGCTCTCGACCGTCGATCCGGCCGTCGCGGGAAACCCGAGTCTGTTCGCGGCCGTTCTGGCGGGCACGATCATCGGATCGCAGGCTCCGGATCTGGACGGCTTCCTTCGGCTCAAAAGCAATGCCGTCTATATCCGCAACCACCGCGGCGCCTCTCATTCCCTGCCCGCCGTCCTCATCTGGACTACGCTGATCACGGGAGCGATCGCTTGGGCGTATCAGGGCACGCTGCCTTGGCTGCATCTGGCCGGGTGGGTGCTGCTCGCGGTATCGGCCCATGTTTTCTCGGATTGCTTCAATACCTACGGAACCCAGGCGGCAAGACCCTTTACGGACAAATGGATTTCGTGGAACATCATCCACATTTTCGATCCGACTATTTTTACCGGCCATGCGATCGCCTTGCTGCTCTGGGCTTTCGGGATATTCCAGCCGCAGCTCATCTTTCCGGTGCTGTACGGCCTGCTCGTAGCCTATTACGTCTGGAGAACGCAGGTCCATCGAAGCGTGGCGAGCAAGCTGCCGGCGCTGGACGATTCCCATGCCGGAGGAGACGCCTATATTCTCATCCCGACGATTACGCTGAACAATTGGAATGTAGTCAAGCGGCTGGAGGACGGAAGCTTCATGATCGGCGACTTGCGCAGGGGCGAGCTCAAATGGTCCGGCAGCGCGCGCTGCATGGAGCATCCCGCGATCGACCAGTCGAAGTTCGACGCATCCGTCAAAGCGTTCCTCTACTTCACCTCGTTCGCCTGCTCCGAGGTGCTGGAGCATTCGTACGGCTACGAGGTGCGATGGTTCGATGTGCGCTATCGCCACCGCAAGCAATACCCGTTCGTAGCGGTCGTTCTGATGGACAAGGATTACGCCACGCTCGGCTCCTATGTCGGATGGCTGAGCGACGAAAGGCTGCAGAAGAGGCTGCGCATGAACACCTATTGAGCTTGCTTCCATTAAAAGAGCATCCCGAAGCGGTTGACCGCAGAAGCCCCTTGCTTCACAATAAGAGGGGCTTTTTTAATTGGTTCCCGCAGGCTAGAGCGGCAAAAAAAGAAGCCCAAGGTTTCCCTTGAGCTTCCCCTTTTTTATCTTCCCGCTCTTAGCGGTGTTGTTGGCCCGACAGTTGTTGCTCGGCGATTTGCACGAGTTTCTTCGTGATGTAGCCGCCGAGGGATCCTGCATCGCGGGTTGCTACGTTGCCGTAGTATCCGTCTGCTGGAATTTGTACACCCAGTTCTTGTGCTGCTTCGAATTTCATTTGCTCAAGGGCTTGTTTTGCACCTGGTACGACCAGTCTGTTGCTTCCGCTGTTGTTGCTTGCCATTGTAATTGCTCCTTTCGAAGTTCGCACTTTGATGTGTGTGTTGCAAGCTTGCAAGCTTATTATGTTCCGTTTCGAAAGTTCTATTCTACGGCTCTTCAAATTTTCTTCCTCATCCTAATCTGAATCGGGAGGCCTACCGCCATGTCCAAGCCCCTTGCCTTGATTTACTCTCTGCTGTCCTGCGTTCTCATGGTAGCGACCGCAATCTCCATCAGCTTCAGCGCCTGGCTGGCCATTACGCTGGCCGTCGCCACGACGGTGTTCATCGGCCTCGGCTTCATGCTCAAGTCGCGTCTCAAGCGTTCTTGAACGGCCGGATATAGACAAACAAAAAGGGTGCCTCCCGGACAAGCTCCGAGGAAGGCACCCTTTCGGCATTTTCGCCGACTTCCAGCTCACGGCTTCAAGAAGCCCATTCTTTCCTTGACGCCCGCAACGATGGCATCGGCTTCGGCCGAAGCTTTCTCGGCGCCGCGGCGCAGCACATCCTCCAGCTGACCGGAGCTGCGGATATCGCGGTAACGCTCCTGCAGCGGCTCCAGGACGGCAATGATCTGCTCGGCCAAGTCTTTCTTGAACGGACCGTAGCCCTGTCCTTCGAACTTCGCTTCTACTTCTTGCAGAGACAGGCCCGACATCTGCGAGTAGATGCCCATCAGATTGCTGACCTCCGGCTTGGAGGAAAGGTCGTGCAGGACTTCCCGGCCCGAATCCGTCGTGGCGCGGCTGATCTTTTTGCGGATGACGTCGGGCGGATCCAGCAGCGCGATGAAGCTGCCCGGATTCGGATTGCTTTTGCTCATTTTTTTGGAGGCGTCGTCAAGCGACATGATGCGCGCGCCTACCTTCGGGATATAGGGCTCGGGCACGGTGAAGAAATCGCCGAAGCGGCTGTTGAAGCGCTGCGCCAGATCGCGGGTCAGCTCCAGATGCTGCTTCTGGTCGTCTCCGACCGGGACGAGGTCGGCGTTGTAGACGAGGATGTCCGCCGCCATCAGCGACGGATAGACGAACAGGCCTGCGCCCACGGAATCCTTTCCGGCTGCCTTGTCCTTGAACTGCGTCATCCGCTCCAGCTCACCCATCGAGGTCAGCGTCGTCAGAATCCAGCCCAGCTCGGCGTGAGCGCGCACATGGGACTGCATGTAGATGGACGCCCGCTCCGGATCGATGCCTGCGGCGAGGTAGATCGCGGCGATCGACTTGGACTGCTCGCGCAGCGCTTCCGGGTCTTGAGGCACGGTGATGGCGTGAAGATCCACGACCATGAAGTAGCATTCATGCGTTTCCTGGAGCTTGACGAAGTTCTGCAAAGCGCCGATATAGTTGCCCAGCGTCAGCTGGCCGCTGGGCTGAATGCCCGAGAGGACTTTCTTCATTGGAACCAAGCCTTTCTGCGGTAGATTTTGGAAAAGACAAAAAGGCCTCTCCTCCGCAAGGGACGAGAGACCGTGGTGCCACCCTAATTCGCCGGATAATATCCGGCCTTGGATCCGATAACGTGGATGACCCGGGGAGACTGGCTCCCGGCTCCAGAGTCCATTCGGCGCCTTCCGATCCCGCCGGCTTCTCAGCTCCCGCCGGCTCTCTTGGGGAATCTTCGCTTACAGCGCCTACTTGTTTCTGTTCACAGCCATTTGCTTACCCCGATTATAGCCTCCTCCCCCCAAAAGTCAAGGGCGTCCGTTCTGCTCCTTGGCCGCCGCGCATAGATTGGTACAGGCCGCATCGGCCCTATTACCGGACCGAAGAAAGAAGGCCTTGCATGACGCCTCAGCGCCTAGTTCCGCTCCTGACCGCAGCCGCCTCCATCGGAGCCGCCGCTGCCGCCTTTGCCGTCGTCCATAGAGATGCGGGAATATCGGGAGCCGATATCCAGCCGTTCAAAACGGTATTTATCGGCATCATCCTCGAGGCTCTTCCCTTCGTCCTGCTCGGAGTGCTCTTCTCCGCCATCCTGCAGGTGTTCGTGCCGGACGAGCTGATCCGCCGCCTGATGCCTTCGCGGCCGCTTCCAGCCATTCTGATCGCCGGGCTGGCCGGCATTCTGTTTCCGCTGTGCGAATGCGGCATGATTCCCGTCGTCCGCCGCCTCATCCGCAAAGGCATGCCTGCAAGCGCAGGCATCACGTACATCCTTGCCGGACCGGTCGTGAACCCGATCGTATTCTACTCCACGTACAGCGCCTTCGGGAGCGCGCCGGCAATGGCCTTCGCCCGGACCGGGCTCGCTTACGGCGTGGCCGTGCTGACCGGCATCCTCGTCTGGAAGTCCATGCGCGGCAATCCGCTCAAGGCCGATCTCGCTTCCATGTACGGCGCTGCGCCGGCTCGGCGTGACGAGCTTCCCGCATCAGCGGGCAGCAGGCTCGTCAGCATGATGGGCCATGCCTCGGACGAGTTTTTCGATATGGGCAAATACCTCATCTTCGGCGCCGCGCTTGCCGCCCTGTTCCAGACCGCGGTCAGCCGCTCCATGCTCGAAGAGCTCGGGGGCAGCCAGCTCTATTCGCATCTGTTCCTGATGGGGCTTGGCTTCCTGCTGTCGCTCTGCTCGACATCCGACGCCTTCGTCGCCGCTTCCTTCGGCGGCAGCTTCGAGCATGGCGCGCTGCTGGCGTTCCTCGTCTTCGGACCGATGATCGATATCAAAAGCCTGATGATGCTGCTCGCTTCGTTCCGCACCCGCTTCGTCCTTACGGCGGCAGCCTCCGCAGCGCTGCTGGTCTTGGCCGGCTCCTGGATCGCCGAAGCGCTGTTCTTGTCCTGATGGAACCCGATTGCGAGAGGAGGCTGGTCCCGCATGCAGCCGGAATACCGTACGAAAGCCTATCACCAACTCGCCCGCTCCCTCATCATGGGCTTGTTCGCACTCTATATGACGGGTCTGGCCAAGACGGACTCGCTCGGCCAGTTCGTCGAATCCGGCGCATATGCGGGAATCAAGCTGTCGGCAATCGCGCTGTATGCCATGGCCGCATGCCAGCTGTACGCCGCGATCTCCTTGCTTCGAGGCGACGACATCCAGGCCGACTGCGATTGCGGCGCCCATTCGCCGGGTAAGGCGGGACCGCTTCAATGGGCGATGTACGCCCTTTTTCTTCTTCCCCTCCTGCTCGGCATGCTGCCCGATCAAGGCAGCCCGGCAGGCTGGCAGCAGGAGAAGGGAATCCACGATCACGGCGGCAGCCAGCCCGCTTCTCCCCCATCCGCTCCTGTTCCCGAAGAGAAAGCGGACCTGCAGCCGTCGCCGCATTCCCGTTCTTAAATGGAAGCCGCCTTCTTTATGGAAATAAAATGCGCGTGAAAATTTCCCATGCATATATTTGGAAACAATGTGCGCATACTACCTCCAGACCACTTAGGAGGTGAATTCCATGGCAGGATCCCGCACCAACCGCCTCGTCGTTCCAGGCTGCCAAGCAGCGCTTGAGCAAATGAAATTCGAAGCCGCGCAAGCACTCGGCATCCAAATCCCGCAAGACGGCTACTACGGCAATATGGCTACCCGCGATGCCGGTTCCCTTGGCGGCTACATAACGAAGCGCCTCGTTGAAATCGCCGAGCAGCAGCTCTCCGGCAGCGCAGGACGCATGCGCTGATTCCCGTACGGAATCGAACGCGCGCCGCATGCCGGCGCGAGCGCCAATCAGAAAAGAACAGCCTTTGTCCTCATCGGACAAAGGCTGTTCTTTTGGGGGCGTTGCGATGAACGGGAGCGTTCAGGCCGCTTGCGAGATGATCCCTGCGTTCCGCATTCATGTTCATTCCTGCATGGAGAATTCATCCGATTCCATCGGATGGTCCGCACGGCATCGTTGGAGGGAATCGTCCACTGCCTTGCGGCGGATGGTCCGGACGGCTACTCTTCGGCCGCCTCCTTGCGCTCGTACAGCTTCGGATGCTTGGGCTCGAACCGGAACGGGGAACTCGCCAGATTGTAGTTCGACTCGCATAACATGCTCGCGGACCAGCTGGATGCCGTTGCCGTTCCTTGGCGGACCGAGAAGTCGTACAGAATTTCCCCGTGCGTCCATTCCTTCTTGTGCTTGAGGGCTTCGACGGCCATATGCCGGAATTCCTGCACCTGGGCTGCCGTCAGCCCTTTCGGCGAGAACGCGGCCGAATTATTTTT encodes:
- a CDS encoding MFS transporter yields the protein MRTAMWLYLFLFVAFFDLHAQYPILTPYAVSLGAAPSFIGLMMGMYSLTHLPGNIIAGFGIDRFGSRMFIVFSLLGAGVILLLQAQVTNPWQLLVLRSISGFVLAFLSPACSALLARMATNALQQGRLMSGSGFVHTLASVVSPAAGAFLVARIGFSSAFYLLGWILIGTSICALLFIRDRKETAMLPAGPRSLSHAPPKAALASAAAVPAGDSGGFPWIVFLLPVAISCSQGILSFELPLMSTTSEGMMRTGWLFSVVSAGGLITLSMLFLNRIPAFRRTLWGALLLAIAYFGIAAGFNAPLVSLLLVVGMAKGVIFPALSTLLIELSGTERYGRTFSILSIAFSIGAFLGPMIAGQVRHLVSPYYISFVFLMLAVAVLPFHGGGGRNRIPAAPSAQLPRTG
- a CDS encoding YjcZ family sporulation protein, with amino-acid sequence MGGVWTSTGAILVLFILLVIIISSFCF
- a CDS encoding toprim domain-containing protein, whose protein sequence is MEEAVIIVEGKNDRSRLRRVLSEEVPILCTFGTPGSKQLETLRKQAGGSQVYIFTDNDPSGRRIRGILRDEFPDAEHIYTRRGYPGVEGTPEEYLLEQLLKAGFESELIFPDAGPEPRWSKEDGL
- a CDS encoding AEC family transporter, whose translation is MALLGSILLHNIIPLCVMILIGVVLQRIFVLDIRTLSKLNFYLFSPAVIFKLLYTTDIPFSLIGQVLLFFGVFMAFQYALVEIVIRMRGFQGGMKAAMRNSVLFYNSANYGIPLNQLAFAANPFTLSIQVLIMMMQSLLPNTYGIYSVNAHKSSFRDIRRTILSQPVIYVIPLAFALRGFGVGMPVYLATPLDYVANAFIGTALLTLGVQLGSMKRGSGKGKTAELGLSLALRLAAGPALAALTVWLLGIDGLAAKALIVSSAVPTSLSSVLLAVEFDNEPEFSSQAVLFSTILSIGTVTAVIALLQI
- a CDS encoding SCO family protein, with translation MPFIRKHAFKIALFALCAAMGIYLLVSSRADSTQAVNFPQNSPAPEFTLQNALEDGKEVKLADSDGKVRVAYFYWSHCPDVCPATTFILSKVQDKLKEEGLFGDKAELMSITFDPVRDTPEAIRTFASKFHADPAGWLFLRNPDEAATAKLVKDYGLSLLKDADGNYSHNDVFTLIDKKGNIRKYITGGMDQSMTPDQKADSIVTAVKSLLKK
- the cyoE gene encoding heme o synthase: MWKDLIALTKPGIVRMNAFAAFGGFWVASQWSIDWLKLLWMLIGTSLTMASACVINNYWDRELDLKMERTRNRALPTGRLKPGFVITYGIILGIAGLAVLFTLVNVLSGWLGLLGWFVYIVIYTIWLKRSSTWSTSIGGVSGAMPPVIGYCAVTGQVDAGAWLLFAFLFLWQPAHFWSLAIRRVEEYRAAGYPLLPVVKGIKRTKLQMIPYVLLLIPTVILLYTYGYTGQWFLWVSGLLTVIWFAHTLTGMRAKTEQETEKWAKVNFLISVNYLLVVFLLMIANTYREPGAAFISSILP
- a CDS encoding cell wall hydrolase, which codes for MAVIKTNDADTKLLARLMRAEAEGEGELGMLMVGNVGVNRVLGNCLDFRNIRSIPDMVYQSPGGYEAVQKSYFYQKARDKEIRLAKRVIGGERQHPASNALWFFRPSGDCPDTWYNQGNTGRYKAHCFFAPTSGDCPDVY
- the gerQ gene encoding spore coat protein GerQ; its protein translation is MYSHDGMMIPGAAFMQMPPGVPSGSVITPNAGTITTVPAREESYVENILRLNRSKMATFYMTYENNKEWNAKIFRGVIEAAGRDHIIIRDPATNMRYLLLTLNLDYVTFDGPIAYEYQFQGQTISNLTPETER
- a CDS encoding metal-dependent hydrolase; translated protein: MDTGTHLVAGLGLAGLSTVDPAVAGNPSLFAAVLAGTIIGSQAPDLDGFLRLKSNAVYIRNHRGASHSLPAVLIWTTLITGAIAWAYQGTLPWLHLAGWVLLAVSAHVFSDCFNTYGTQAARPFTDKWISWNIIHIFDPTIFTGHAIALLLWAFGIFQPQLIFPVLYGLLVAYYVWRTQVHRSVASKLPALDDSHAGGDAYILIPTITLNNWNVVKRLEDGSFMIGDLRRGELKWSGSARCMEHPAIDQSKFDASVKAFLYFTSFACSEVLEHSYGYEVRWFDVRYRHRKQYPFVAVVLMDKDYATLGSYVGWLSDERLQKRLRMNTY
- a CDS encoding alpha/beta-type small acid-soluble spore protein codes for the protein MASNNSGSNRLVVPGAKQALEQMKFEAAQELGVQIPADGYYGNVATRDAGSLGGYITKKLVQIAEQQLSGQQHR
- a CDS encoding DUF5325 family protein; this encodes MSKPLALIYSLLSCVLMVATAISISFSAWLAITLAVATTVFIGLGFMLKSRLKRS
- the trpS gene encoding tryptophan--tRNA ligase, encoding MKKVLSGIQPSGQLTLGNYIGALQNFVKLQETHECYFMVVDLHAITVPQDPEALREQSKSIAAIYLAAGIDPERASIYMQSHVRAHAELGWILTTLTSMGELERMTQFKDKAAGKDSVGAGLFVYPSLMAADILVYNADLVPVGDDQKQHLELTRDLAQRFNSRFGDFFTVPEPYIPKVGARIMSLDDASKKMSKSNPNPGSFIALLDPPDVIRKKISRATTDSGREVLHDLSSKPEVSNLMGIYSQMSGLSLQEVEAKFEGQGYGPFKKDLAEQIIAVLEPLQERYRDIRSSGQLEDVLRRGAEKASAEADAIVAGVKERMGFLKP